One window from the genome of Salvia miltiorrhiza cultivar Shanhuang (shh) chromosome 7, IMPLAD_Smil_shh, whole genome shotgun sequence encodes:
- the LOC130993852 gene encoding uncharacterized protein LOC130993852, with amino-acid sequence MTVASSYRFDPPPPRPTKKRAVIRRDREGGAERLHRDYFAVEPVYGPQFFRRRFRMSRELFLRIVNALEVDPYFQQRSDAVGRLSFSPIQKCTAAVRQLAYGTSADCCDEYLRIGESTALECLKKFCKAVVRIFGGTYLRRPTTADVQRITAMHEARHGFP; translated from the coding sequence ATGACAGTGGCAAGTTCATATCGTTTCGATCCACCTCCACCACGCCCGACGAAAAAGCGAGCAGTGATTCGTCGTGACCGTGAAGGTGGAGCCGAGCGCCTCCATCGCGATTATTTCGCCGTCGAGCCTGTTTATGGGCCACAATTCTTTCGCCGTCGATTTCGCATGAGCCGGGAGTTGTTTCTACGCATTGTCAATGCGTTAGAAGTCGATCCTTACTTCCAACAACGTTCGGATGCTGTTGGCCGCTTAAGCTTCTCCCCGATCCAGAAGTGCACTGCCGCTGTTCGACAATTGGCATACGGAACTTCTGCTGATTGTTGTGACGAATATCTCCGTATAGGAGAGTCGACGGCGTTGGAATGCTTGAAGAAATTCTGCAAGGCCGTCGTTCGTATCTTTGGCGGCACGTATTTGAGGCGGCCAACAACTGCCGATGTGCAACGCATCACTGCAATGCACGAAGCCCGCCATGGGTTCCCGTGA
- the LOC130993853 gene encoding uncharacterized protein LOC130993853: MLGSLDCMHWGWKNCPVAWHGAYTRGDQGEPTIILEAVASQDLWIWHAFFGVAGSNNDINVLHQSTLFNDVLAGHEVAVHFLANNSHHTRGYYLTDGIYPDWPVFVKSFQFPNDEKKRRFKVMQEAARKDVERAFSVLQARWECGNASNFDGDDGEGPSSTPQTQFNSGAPPEFAAYLARNASLKDARLHARIRDDLVEHIWARFGPVDP, translated from the exons ATGTTGGGGAGcctagactgcatgcattggggaTGGAAGAATTGCCCCGTGGCTTGGCACGGCGCCTACACTCGAGGGGATCAAGGCGAGCCAACAATTATATTAGAGGCTGTTGCTTCACAAGATTTGTGGATCTGGCATGCATTCTTTGGAGTCGCTGGGtccaacaacgacatcaacgtgctcCACCAGTCCACGCTATTCAACGATGTTTTAGCGGGGCATGAAGTGGCTGTGCACTTCCTCGCCAACAATTCTCACCACACTCGAGGATACTACTTAACAGACGGCATCTATCCGGACTGGCCGGTGTTCGTGAAGAGCTTCCAGTTTCCGAACGATGAGAAGAAGCGGAGGTTCAAGGTGATGCAAGAAGCTGCAAGGAAGGATGTGGAACGAGCTTTCAGTGTTCTTCAGGCTCGGTGGG AATGTGGAAATGCAAGTAATTTTGACGGTGACGACGGCGAGGGACCAAGTTCTACTCCTCAAACACAATTCAATTCCGGAGCACCACCGGAGTTCGCCGCCTATTTGGCACGGAATGCAAGCTTGAAGGATGCACGATTGCATGCTCGCATCCGCGACGATTTGGTTGAGCATATATGGGCACGCTTTGGTCCGGTTGACCCGTAG